The genomic stretch TTAAGGTGTATGCCGGTTTTACTAAAAACAGATTGCCTTGTATGCAGGCTGCTATTTTCCACTACGGTTCAATCAGTTTGATTGAAGAACCATGTAGATCAACGCATCTTGCTGCAATGACTGTTGCCAAAAAATCTGGTTGCCTACTTTCTTACGATCCAAATTTGAGGTTGCCTTTGTGGCCTTCTGCAGATGCTGCTCGGAGTGGAATAATGAGTATATGGGATCAAGCGGATATCATAAAGGTACGATTTGTGGAGAACGTAGAAGGTTAACGTGTAGAGGAGATCTTTAATGGTGCTTTGACTTAATTGCCTTTTATAATCTTTTAGGTAAGCGAGGATGAAATTTCATTCCTTACCGGAGGAGATGATCCATATGATGATGACGTGGTGATGAAGAAACTCTTTCATCCAAATCTGCGTCTTTTGATTGTAACCGAAGGCTCAGAAGGTTGCAGATATTACACCAAGGTACGTGTACAAGGCTTTCTTAATGATACTGTTCCTGAACTAATTATATGCCTTTGAATGTGATTTGTTACTTCAACAAATTTAAgcttttcttttccttcacaTATTTTCTGTCCAACTTCCATGAAAACTTTGAATGCGaaatataaatcattttttctttatGGTTTTGTTTTCTGCAGCAATTTAAGGGACGAGTGAAGAGTATTGCGGTAAAAGCTGTTGATACAACTGGTGCTGGTGATTCGTTTGTGGGAGGGCTACTCACGAGTTTAGCTTCTGACCTGAACCTCTATCAGGTGTGTGCATTACTCATCACGCCCCTCCTAACATGTTGTTTATTTCCATTGACCATCCATTAATTATCTAATGTTATAATGGTACTTAGTATTTGTTTTGCAACAATTTGGCAGGATGAGAAGCGGTTGAGAGAAGCAATTTTCTTCGCTAATGCTTGTGCTGCCCTGACAGTAACACAGCGAGGAGCAATACCTGCACTGCCTACAAAAGAGGCAATTCAACGCTTCATTTCAGAGGCCACTGTATGAGAGATGACAGAAACCGAATTTGCCAGCGCCAAATAGGTTCTAATCTGCTTGAATAATAATGAAACGAGTTTCTGTTTCTTTCAACTTCATTGATAAATCAAGCCTTCTGACATCACGTACGGTTCTAGCAGAGCAGAAGGGTGTCGTAGACGTTAGAGTTAGGAAATTTGCCGGTTTATATTAAACACTAGCTGTGGATCCATCAAGATTGCAGTGGTGGCGTGACAGGGCCTGAATAGAATTAATCCTTAGCACAAGACGAGGCGACATTGAGTTTGCACCGGGGACTAAATTTTGTTGGCCATGTAGTGTGTACCATTTTGAATGTTGATTTTCTGCATCAACatcttgtaattttttttctttattctacTCGGTCTGGAATTTTTGTGTCATGAAAGTTGCATTGCTCTTTTATATAGAATCTGATTTGTGTTGTGTGCAAGCTGCTTGTGCTTCAAGTGCATGACTGTATAGCAAATGCTATAAGACTGCAGTTATGTAGCCTGAGAATTGCCTTTAGAATTATTTGCTTCTATCAAATGGCATTTTAAATtgaatttagttaatttttgaaaaatcaagactaaatatataattatatcaatGAAAATATGTATGTCGGGCAACTCGAGCAAAGTTGATTATGCTATtaacaatgttacaagttcatCCCAGAGCTTAGCATATGAAAATTAAGGTTTGACATGTGAGCTGGTTGTATGACTCAAGATTTATTTCTATAGTGATAGTGATTCTAAAGACGGTCCTTTGTGCTTAAAATTAGTCTGAAAATTTTACTCTCGGAGCGGACCTTTTTAATTTAAGGGTGGTTCCATACTTTGGTAGCTGGAAAGGAGTGAATAGGCAAATTCCGTTAACGTTTAAAAAGTGGCGATAAACAGATCACAGGAAATATCCTTCAGCCGGCACGTGCTTGCCCGCCTAAAAGCAATAGAGGACGACGCTTCCGCACGCATTTTCGCCTGGGTCGCTGATTTTCGATACATCCGTCTCCTTCGTCGATTTTCTAACCGGAATTACACTGATCTCTTCTGTAATGGCCTCCAATGCCAATCCGGATCGCACCTCCGGCGCTACGGCCAAGCCTCTTCTTCTGCCGGAGATAGGTCCCGATGGCATCGCCAGAGAATCCCCTGTCATCGCTTACACTGAAaaggtctctctctctctctctctctctctctcattctcTCTATGTATGCATAGATTTATGCCGGCACACGGCACACGCATAGAATTACTGGCAGAAGCATTTATACATTTGTGACTTTTGAGTTGCTTGTTTCAGATAATTGAGGCAGAGCAGCTTCAATTAAGGAAGTAAGTTTGACTTCTTACTTCTCTGCACGTATTTTCGATCCATTAATTGTCTTTCCGCTTCTATTGATTTTGACGTTTTGCACTTGAATGCTGTTTAATGTTATTGCATGAGTTGCTCTTTGTTGGTTCCTTGGTTAGCTGTAGCGATTCAATTGTGTTTATCTCTATGGAGTGCTAGTGTATCTTATTTTGGCAATGATAGTATAGCTGTATAGCCTAGTTCTAATTCTAGAGCTTAAGGCATATTTCCATATTTGAAACATTATGAGATTCATAAGAATGGCTGGAGATTTTGCATCTCTACAACTAGCACCTGGAAAGCATATACCTAATTGCCTATAGGCACTGTCCCCTTCAAACCACTATGCTTTATCCTGTGACTGGGTGCTATGTCTTTACACTTCAGCTTTTGATTGTTTGAAGATTGCAAACTGGATAGTTGAGTTAATGTTCTTTAACAAGTTTAACTGAACtttgttaaaaataaagaagCATAGTTTGTAAGAAGCTGATTCTTAAATACATAATGTATATCACATGCCAATATCAAACACCAGACTGTTGAGAGCCAGAATAGAGTTGAGATAACAACAGCAGGAATATTtgaatatgtgtatgtatacattCCCTATTAACAAGATACTTCAATTTTATACTCCCTCTCTGTCTTATTTTGTTTGCCACATGTTCTCTTTTGGGAAGTTCCAATAACTTTGTCACCTGAAAAGGATTGACTACTACATATGATAAACCATTGTGGAAAACTGTTTAATTCATTATCATTCACACAGTTTCTCTACATTTGGAACACATTTTAACTCAATTCAATCACTTTTATTCAAATTATCCAGTCTaccatttctctctctctctctctctcttttcctaAAACTTCATGCTAGCCACCATGGTGACAAACTCTATGGAAGGGGGGGAGTAAAATGTGTTTGCATTTAGTACAGGTAGAGTTTCTCTTAGGCTTGTGCCTTAAATGGAGAGACACTCCGGAGATATGGAAGCTTAATCCTCTTTCCACTTTGATATTGAAGATTGATCTTGTTTCTGACTAACTCCTCTAGTAGTTAGAGAAAAAGGTCACTGTTATGGATCAACAAATGGAGTCAATCATCCTCATGAAGTGGTAAGAGGCAGATAAATGGGGATATATGCTTCTCAAGCAAGCTGGTTTGGATGTGCCTGCAAGGGTGGGGAATGCAGAAATAAATCATGTGTGTCTGAAAACCCTAAAGTAATAGTTATCTAAAGCATgtggaaaaataaatatataaaagctaTTTGTGAAGCAAAGGTTAAACGTCTAAATCCTTCAAGACTTTCAAGTAGATGATAGAATAAGGTTGTGAAGGCAACTTGCTTCATAACACTGTTCAAAGTGAAGTGTTTGGCAATATGAAGCTGGTGCAGTTTTGTCTCTCTGAATAAGCCCAATAAAGGAGGGGAAAACAAATGAATCTAAGTATTGATTTCTTGCTTCTGTTTACTTATATTTCCTTGTTACATTTCAAGGGCTTAAAAACTCTTATTATCTTATCTTATTTCTAGGCTTCCTTCTGTTTCCCTTCTATGAGAAaacacattaattttatttgtaatttagatACTTTATAGTAATTGGAGTATGAGACTATtgaacaattatattaattttccagatgtttatatatattccGATTTatataaaggtttttttttttcctttaattttctcTTCTACTCCTTTTCAGATATATTGAAGAAAACTATTCTAAGATCCGTGATGTTGAACGTGAATTGTCAAATCTTAGTATGGAGATGAAACTCACAGCTGGGCCCAAGAAAGCTGGTCTGTGTCTTGgcaaatatttttgtttttttagctttgtttttaaaaattatttatttatgtattttaaatttttatcattcTAATAAAGTGAATGCTTTTTTCAGCGCTTGAACACATGAGAAGGAAAATAGAATTGGCAACTGAGCGAATTCAAGCTGCTAAGCTGAAGGAAGAACAAGCACGGAAGGTTTGTCTCATACTTTCCTTTATCTCTCGTTTACTTCCTCTTTCCATGTTCTTGTGTTCATAGTTGGTAACGGGAGCCGAGAACATAAGTCAATATGACTACATTTGCACTTCATCATTTCAGAAGAAacaaagagaaaataaataaatactgtTAAAATAAGAGAGAGTGAACTAGAGGGTCAGGTTGTTCTCCATATGTATTCCCATTTAATTATTTCTTGCTGACTTCCAGGCTTGGGAAGTAGCAACAAAGGCTGTAAAGGATGAGGAAGCTATAAAGCAGAAGCTTTGTGAAGATCTAAATAATCTGGTATCTTAGTATCTATCTTCCATGTTACTCCTTGCATGTAGATTCTGTATgccttctttaaaaaaatcccTTTGCAGGTTCAAGAAAGTAATAACATCCAGTTTGCTAGACTGGAGGAGCTAAAGAGGCGGTTAGAGGCTTTAAATCCAAGCAGAGCATCCACCTCAATCCCCTACGTATAATTTTCCtcccttttttcttcaattttctggATGCACACTGGCATTAAATATTTAAGcgttttcaacatttttttttcctgatgaatatttttcttaacagttctctttatttttaaagCCATATGATTGTATATTCTTCCTTTAAGTGCTGAGGTCActttcaataaataaaacatgACTTGGTTAGTTTACCAAAGTATCAAGCATTCTTCAAATGGCTGTCTGATAACAGCTATGTGCTGCTTAAATATACGAAACTTGAGCAAATACTTAATCTCAACTCAAGACTCTTATCTCATCAATTGGGGTCTGTTATACAGATTGCTTCCTTTTTTTACAGATCCATGTGAGTGGCAATGACAATGAAGTTGCTTGTTTTTAGTACTCTCTATCTATTTTAGTTGCTTCTCTCTGTATTTCTTTCTGCTTCATCTTCCCATTGTATCAAatcatttacaaattacaatggAAGATAATTCTAAAGGATCAGCTAGTTTTCTTGTCACTCTGTGTCATGAGCCACAGTGGTAGACCTTGGGATTTGTCTCCAATTACTGTTTCTCTTCAGTTGTGTGTTGTGATAGTCTGATAGAGATAAGGAAAGAATCTTCCGTGTGCtagtatttgttttatttgaaaAGAGTTTCTCACTTTTTGGCATTGTGTACAATCTTTAGGACCAGAATACAGCTGGAACTCCACAGATCAGTGTGACTCAAGATTCTTCTGTGGTTCCTAATTCACTTCAATCATCTAGTGAATCATCTACAAATACGCCCAAGGAAGGAAGTTCTGGAAATGTTACCTCCACAAACAGCCACAACCAACAACAGCCTTCAAATGACAATGATGGAAGAGCAAAGAGGAAAACCATTGTCCATGGAAGAGGAAGAGGGATTGGGGCAGTAACTAAGAGTAAAAATTCAGCAGCGCCTGGTTGGACTGGCGCTGGGTTTGAATGAGGTATACTTGTTCAGTCCAAAGTATACAATTCTATGAATCCTGGAACTAGTTACAAAATTGTGATTGTTCAACATATCCAAAGTCTTCttgtatttgaattataaaGGGATTACATAAAAAATTCAGTTGAATGGAGGATTTTATCAATTTGTTCCATCAACAATATAGCTGTACACATATTCCATGATGGAGTGAGATGCAGAAAGATCTATTCATAAAAACACTGCGTTTTATGAATTTGAATTCTAGCAAGCACAGCACAGGCGGGTAACAGTTTGATGAGACAGGTTTTGTGGAGTAATTATGACTATTCTTCAGTGATTTGCTGCTGCATTCTCCGAGGCGCCATAACCTAGTGTGAAGATTGTAGAAGAGATGAATTGGGTAATGGACATTTTCTGGTCAAAGAAATTAAACGCCTCTGATATGTGGTACCACGAAATGGATGTAGACTGTTGTTGTGAGTTGTGATTGATGTAGCTTAGGTGGACTTTTACTGCAAATGCAATATGGGCAGCCCAGAAGCACTGGTGCAGTTTATTGGGGGTTTCTGGTGTGAGTATTAAGAGTGATATTAATGACACAGCTTGTGCATTTACTCTTCGgtctaaaataaaactaatactCCACCCCAGAAACTGGGTGCCATCCATTACACCGTGCCGGCTTAAGTACTTCTGGTGGGCCCCTTTCTTGCTTAGTTTATTAGGTTCGTTGGATCACAGTGGGAGCCCCGGCTAAAAGATTGAACAAATCAATAATTCATGGTCAATGCACCCCCCCACTATCCTAGATCTATTTCGGATTTCCACCACCACAATAACAACCACCACAATAATAAATTAGCTCGCACGAACAGCTCATTTGGTCACAGGGGTGAAACTTGAGAAAAAAGACCATAGATAGAAGCCGTACTCTGGAAGCAATCTGAAGCACTCCTTCACTTTTATTCTCTGAAGTGACAAAATACGATAAGTTATCTTTATCATGTTTGTGACTTGTGTGCAATATCTGTCGGGCCGGGACTAGGGCGTGGGGGCTTTGGAGTTGAACCCTAAAAGATTGGGAAGAAACAATTGCTTGATTGACTATTTGATTTAATTCATGATCAGTCCAAGTACATCTGGACGCACTAGTTTCTTTGatatttgaaatatatagtACCCTTTTGTACGTGTTTAGGGACCCCTGCCCTAATCTCACCTCCTACCCCCCACCCCATCCACCAAACTTTGAGATAAGTAGATAACCTagctaataattttttattagggAATCACTATCCCCCGCTCAGTCCGCTCTCTTCTGATCTCATCTCTAACGTTCACTTCCTCCTCATACCTCTTAACCACTGACATTGTCGCCACCCCCAAAGCTCCATCCTCCACTTCATGCCACGTCCACctccattttcaattttttaattacacaCCCCATTAATATTTACATCTCTAAACTAATTCTCTCAAAAAGTATtactatatacacacacatatagtatACAAGTTTAAACTTATGTCAGATATAACTTTAAATAAACTAGTAAGGCCAATGATCCTGTGAGTGGTTCTCTCATATGAAAAGTAATGAGTTTGAGTTCTGGTGAgacagtattgactctttgtgctttagtaggttaagaaagtaattatgaacagatactacattgtaacagaatcagtagtaaaaaaaaaaaaaactagtaagGAGTAGTAAATTTAATTTGCTGGTGGTTTAAGTAAAAAGTTAAGAGAGTTGGtttgggtggggggggggggtacaGACATGTAATTGGACAAACTTACTATCTGTACTGTCGTTGTAGTTCATGCTATAATCTACGTTAGTTGACACCTGTTACTATTGCATGCATATCTGTGAAGTAGTTTATGATTTCAAAAGGAAATGTTGCAGGCTTGCAGTTATGTCTTCTTTACAtttatgtttggttcaaatttcCATCTCCGATccattatatattttccttCTTCTACGTTTGTAGTTATTGTACATAATAAATGAGAACAAAAGAAATGACCAGAGGATATGGTAAAGTTTCAGAATCATGTCTCTTCATTTGGTATACTCACCATTTTATtgctaaaataaatataaaaaataaaaccatgCACCCCAGccttgctagctagctagctagcttgaaTGCATGGGGAAGAGGGATTGGAAAGAGTGtcattatttctatttttatgtttttattttttattttcactttttcttgcctttttcttttagaaagtttaaaaagatgaatagcatatatatataaacatatagaaAAGGTGAAAATAAAGGGGAACGTAGgccttttcaaagttgcaaagCTAAAAAGTAGGGTGACTATGAAAAGTAACACATATTTGGCGTCTATTGTTTGTTGAAGAATTTCTGGTGCATGATTATTTATAGATCTATGATTGAGATATAGGGTTAAATATACAAGAAGTTTCACAACAAAAAATAGCATTAACCATAACTCGTGAGACATTTAACTTAATAATCACAAAGTTTAATATAATCTTTTGTGTGAATTGTCGATAGGCCTTTTGAATTTGATCAGCCAGTGAACTATGAGTATGGCCATTATCTTCTAGCAATCGAGATTTGATTAAGTAGATTGTATCGACAGGCCAAATACActactatatatattacaaaatgaTGGGCGACTTAATTGGTAACCACAAGTTACAAATTCAACTTCCAACTAGAACGTATTCACTTTCTTAGTCTATGTTGATTAGTCACGGACAATCAAAGCTAGTTTATCTTCATATAGTCATTTGTTATTAGAGTCACAAAACGAAATTTA from Ipomoea triloba cultivar NCNSP0323 chromosome 12, ASM357664v1 encodes the following:
- the LOC115998248 gene encoding probable fructokinase-7; this translates as MADKSVPDLKNLSIASNGKSAEKSRLVVCFGEMLIDFVPTVAGVSLAEAPAFQKAPGGAPANVAVCISKLGGSSAFIGKVGDDEFGHMLADILKQHNVDNSGMRFDKNARTALAFVTLTAEGEREFLFFRNPSADMLLRESELDIDLIKKAAIFHYGSISLIEEPCRSTHLAAMTVAKKSGCLLSYDPNLRLPLWPSADAARSGIMSIWDQADIIKVSEDEISFLTGGDDPYDDDVVMKKLFHPNLRLLIVTEGSEGCRYYTKQFKGRVKSIAVKAVDTTGAGDSFVGGLLTSLASDLNLYQDEKRLREAIFFANACAALTVTQRGAIPALPTKEAIQRFISEATV
- the LOC115998415 gene encoding uncharacterized protein LOC115998415 produces the protein MASNANPDRTSGATAKPLLLPEIGPDGIARESPVIAYTEKIIEAEQLQLRKYIEENYSKIRDVERELSNLSMEMKLTAGPKKAALEHMRRKIELATERIQAAKLKEEQARKAWEVATKAVKDEEAIKQKLCEDLNNLVQESNNIQFARLEELKRRLEALNPSRASTSIPYDQNTAGTPQISVTQDSSVVPNSLQSSSESSTNTPKEGSSGNVTSTNSHNQQQPSNDNDGRAKRKTIVHGRGRGIGAVTKSKNSAAPGWTGAGFE